In Streptomyces sp. NBC_00448, the following are encoded in one genomic region:
- a CDS encoding ArsA-related P-loop ATPase, translated as MVRLARVSPQQSSAVRLHVVTGKGGTGKTTVAAALALALAAEGRRVLLCEVEERQGVAQLFETEALPYEERRIASASGGGEVHALAIDAELAMLDYLDMFYKLGRAGRALRKLGAIDFATTVAPGLRDVLLTGKVCEAVRRKDKAGWPVYDSVVLDAPPTGRITRFLNVNDEVAGLARVGPIHNQAQAVMRVLKSPQTAIHLVTLLEEMPVQETMDGVAELRSAGLPVGAVIVNMVRPVMLADAELAEVAGTESGASGNGGGAAGNGKRRTAVAKALSQAGLGGARRGGVAERLVEPLLAQAHEHAQRVVLEREQRAEIAGLGLPVRELELLGDGVDLGGLYRLAESLRHQAVAPAREDAHAPVAPDDDEAPDDAEDAEGAEDARAANVDVDDD; from the coding sequence ATGGTTAGGCTCGCAAGGGTGAGCCCTCAACAGTCATCAGCCGTCAGGCTCCACGTCGTGACGGGCAAGGGCGGCACGGGCAAGACCACGGTCGCCGCCGCACTGGCGCTCGCCCTCGCGGCCGAGGGCCGCCGGGTGCTGCTGTGCGAGGTCGAGGAGCGGCAGGGCGTCGCCCAGCTCTTCGAGACCGAGGCACTGCCGTACGAGGAACGCAGGATCGCTTCCGCGTCGGGCGGCGGCGAGGTGCACGCCCTGGCGATCGACGCCGAGCTGGCGATGCTCGACTACCTCGACATGTTCTACAAGCTCGGCCGGGCCGGCCGGGCGCTGAGGAAGCTCGGCGCGATCGACTTCGCCACCACCGTCGCCCCCGGCCTGCGCGACGTCCTGCTCACCGGGAAGGTGTGCGAGGCCGTGCGCCGCAAGGACAAGGCGGGCTGGCCGGTGTACGACTCGGTGGTGCTCGACGCCCCGCCGACCGGCCGCATCACCCGCTTCCTCAACGTCAACGACGAGGTCGCGGGCCTGGCCAGGGTCGGCCCGATACACAACCAGGCGCAGGCCGTGATGAGGGTGCTGAAGTCCCCGCAGACCGCGATCCACCTGGTGACGCTCCTGGAGGAGATGCCGGTCCAGGAGACGATGGACGGCGTGGCGGAACTGCGCTCGGCCGGGCTGCCGGTGGGCGCGGTGATCGTCAACATGGTGCGGCCGGTGATGCTGGCGGACGCCGAGCTGGCGGAGGTGGCCGGCACCGAGAGCGGGGCGAGCGGCAACGGCGGCGGTGCGGCCGGCAACGGCAAGCGCAGGACTGCCGTCGCCAAGGCGCTGTCCCAGGCCGGGCTCGGCGGCGCGCGCCGCGGCGGCGTCGCGGAACGCCTCGTCGAGCCGCTCCTGGCCCAGGCCCACGAGCACGCCCAGCGCGTGGTGCTGGAGCGGGAGCAGCGCGCGGAGATCGCCGGACTCGGCCTGCCGGTAAGGGAGTTGGAGCTGCTCGGCGACGGAGTGGACCTCGGCGGGCTCTACCGGCTCGCCGAGAGCCTGCGCCACCAGGCGGTGGCGCCCGCCCGCGAGGACGCCCACGCACCCGTCGCGCCGGACGACGACGAAGCCCCGGACGATGCCGAAGACGCCGAGGGTGCCGAAGACGCCCGCGCCGCGAACGTGGACGTGGACGATGACTGA
- a CDS encoding ArsA family ATPase — translation MSLESPPLEIDPLLDDPKARIIVCCGSGGVGKTTTAAALGVRAAERGRTAVVLTIDPARRLAQSMGLTELDNTPREVAGIDRSAGGSLHAMMLDMKRTFDEVVVQHSDPERARAILENPFYQSLSAGFAGTQEYMAMEKLGQLRAQDAWDLIIVDTPPSRSALDFLDAPKRLGSFLDGRFIKLLMAPAKVGGRAGVKFLNMGMSMMTGTLSKVMGAGLLRDVQTFVAAMDTMFGGFRTRADATYRLLQAPGTAFLVVAAPERDALREAAYFVERLAAEDMPLAGLVLNRVHGSGADQLTAERALAAAEALEDAVAENLADDGIVDLPTGKADYEGSGSAAEGAGKGAADSARDRVEADPQDRTELLAAGLLRLHAERMQVVARERRTRDRFVSVHPEVPVVEVTALPGDVHDLEGLRAIGLRLGGDEPAAA, via the coding sequence ATGAGCCTGGAAAGCCCCCCGCTGGAGATCGATCCGCTGCTCGACGACCCCAAGGCCCGCATCATCGTCTGCTGCGGCTCCGGCGGTGTCGGCAAGACCACCACCGCCGCCGCGCTGGGCGTGCGCGCCGCCGAGCGCGGGCGCACTGCGGTGGTGCTCACCATCGACCCCGCGCGCCGTCTGGCGCAGTCGATGGGCCTGACCGAACTCGACAACACCCCGCGCGAGGTGGCTGGAATCGATCGGTCGGCCGGCGGCTCGCTGCACGCGATGATGCTGGACATGAAACGGACGTTCGACGAGGTCGTGGTGCAGCACTCCGACCCCGAGCGGGCCCGGGCGATCCTGGAGAACCCCTTTTACCAGTCGCTGTCGGCCGGTTTCGCCGGCACCCAGGAGTACATGGCGATGGAGAAGCTGGGCCAGCTACGGGCCCAGGACGCCTGGGACCTGATCATCGTCGACACCCCGCCGAGCCGCAGCGCGCTGGACTTCCTCGACGCCCCCAAGCGGCTCGGCTCGTTCCTCGACGGCCGCTTCATCAAGCTGCTGATGGCGCCGGCGAAGGTCGGCGGCCGGGCCGGGGTGAAGTTCCTCAACATGGGCATGTCGATGATGACCGGCACCCTGAGCAAGGTGATGGGCGCCGGGCTGCTGCGCGACGTGCAGACGTTCGTCGCCGCCATGGACACCATGTTCGGCGGGTTCCGCACCCGCGCCGACGCCACCTACCGGCTGCTCCAGGCGCCCGGCACCGCGTTCCTGGTGGTCGCCGCCCCCGAGCGGGACGCGCTGCGCGAGGCGGCCTACTTCGTGGAGCGGCTGGCCGCCGAGGACATGCCGCTGGCCGGGCTGGTGCTCAACCGCGTGCACGGCAGCGGTGCCGATCAGCTCACCGCGGAACGGGCGTTGGCCGCCGCCGAGGCGCTGGAGGACGCGGTCGCGGAAAATCTCGCCGACGACGGCATTGTCGATCTCCCCACCGGGAAAGCTGACTACGAAGGTTCCGGCAGCGCCGCGGAAGGCGCCGGGAAGGGCGCCGCGGACAGCGCCCGGGACCGCGTCGAGGCAGACCCCCAGGACCGTACGGAACTCCTCGCCGCGGGGCTGCTGCGCCTGCACGCCGAGCGGATGCAGGTGGTCGCCCGCGAGCGGCGCACGCGTGACCGCTTCGTGTCGGTGCACCCCGAAGTCCCTGTGGTCGAAGTCACGGCGCTGCCCGGCGACGTGCACGACCTGGAAGGGCTGCGGGCGATCGGCCTGCGTCTCGGCGGCGATGAGCCGGCCGCGGCGTAG
- a CDS encoding WhiB family transcriptional regulator, with protein sequence MSSWVTDWSTQAACKTTDPDELFVQGAAQNRAKAVCTGCPVRTECLADALDNRVEFGVWGGMTERERRALLRRRPTVTSWRRLLETARTEYERSSGLLPIGDEADEDYAAAG encoded by the coding sequence ATGAGCAGCTGGGTAACCGACTGGAGCACGCAGGCCGCGTGCAAGACGACTGATCCGGACGAACTGTTCGTCCAGGGTGCGGCCCAGAACCGGGCGAAGGCGGTGTGCACGGGATGCCCGGTGCGCACCGAGTGCCTGGCGGACGCCCTCGACAACCGGGTCGAGTTCGGTGTGTGGGGGGGGATGACCGAGCGTGAACGCCGCGCTCTGCTGCGCCGCCGTCCGACCGTGACGTCCTGGCGCCGGCTGCTGGAGACCGCCCGTACCGAGTACGAGCGCAGCAGCGGACTGCTGCCGATCGGCGACGAGGCGGACGAGGACTACGCCGCGGCGGGCTGA
- a CDS encoding transglycosylase domain-containing protein, whose product MAHKRSGGGLSTTQQVAKFLGVSVLAGVVLAGIALPAAGALGLSAKGTVKGFDDLPGELKQPPLSQASKILDANGGLIATVYSRDRTVVPITQMSPNILNALVDIEDSRFYEHGAIDLKGILRALSHNASDSGTQGASTLTQQYVKNVFVEEAGDDPSKVAEATQQTVGRKIKEMKYAIQVEKELGKKKILENYLNITFFGEQAYGIEAASERYFSTHAKDLTLPQAAMLAGLVQSPTGYDPISAPNAATQRRNTVLARMAQLKDITPAQAAAAQKAPLGLKVSTPKNGCITAVNGAGFFCDYVRETFLQNAAFGKTKEDRAKVWNTGGLTITTTLDPKAQKSLLDGISNHVYKSDTIAAAMTMVQPGTGKVVAMGQSKPYGLGKNETQINYSVNQDMDGGLGFQNGSTFKPITAAAALEAGYKPSQTYPAPNKMQYPDVTNCNGAVLHSDKTTQNEMPSERGPYSMPDALKQSINTYFVALEADVGLCPIVKMADKLGVGRADGKPLVQGASLTLGTNEVSPLTVAAAYAAFANRGVYCTPIVINSVTNAQGKHLTVPKSLCSQAMSQQTADTLNTMLKGVVDDGTGTAANLPGRETAGKTGTTDNRYAAWFAGYTPNLASAVWMGDPAHKRQMIDITIGPRSYDKVQGADGPAPIWKDAMSGALEGTPAENFTTVPLNVPSPGDSQQPPNGDNTGDNGGDNGKAHGGHGGHGGFTVMGATTGAITSGGTGTSTVGGTTGGVDGATTGGVTTGGATTGGADQGTTDGTTGGGAGGLFPSGGQTGGQLGGTP is encoded by the coding sequence ATGGCTCACAAGCGTTCCGGTGGGGGATTGTCGACGACCCAGCAGGTCGCCAAGTTCCTCGGTGTCAGCGTGCTGGCCGGCGTGGTGCTCGCGGGAATCGCGCTGCCCGCCGCCGGCGCTCTCGGGCTGTCCGCGAAGGGCACCGTCAAGGGCTTCGACGACCTGCCAGGAGAGCTGAAGCAGCCGCCCCTGAGTCAGGCGTCCAAGATCCTCGACGCCAACGGCGGCCTCATCGCCACCGTCTACTCGCGTGACCGCACCGTCGTGCCGATCACCCAGATGAGCCCCAACATCCTCAACGCGCTGGTCGACATCGAGGACTCGCGGTTCTACGAGCACGGTGCGATCGACCTCAAGGGCATCCTGCGCGCCCTGAGCCACAACGCCTCGGACAGCGGCACCCAGGGCGCCTCCACGCTCACCCAGCAGTACGTGAAGAACGTCTTCGTGGAGGAGGCCGGCGACGACCCGAGCAAGGTCGCCGAGGCCACCCAGCAGACCGTGGGCCGCAAGATCAAGGAAATGAAGTACGCGATCCAGGTCGAGAAGGAACTCGGCAAAAAGAAGATCCTGGAGAACTACCTCAACATCACCTTCTTCGGCGAGCAGGCGTACGGCATCGAGGCCGCCTCCGAGCGGTACTTCAGCACCCACGCCAAGGACCTCACCCTCCCGCAGGCCGCGATGCTCGCCGGGCTGGTCCAGTCCCCGACCGGGTACGACCCGATCAGCGCGCCGAACGCCGCGACCCAGCGGCGCAACACCGTGCTGGCGCGGATGGCCCAGCTCAAGGACATCACCCCGGCCCAGGCCGCCGCCGCGCAGAAGGCCCCGCTCGGCCTCAAGGTCAGCACCCCGAAGAACGGCTGCATCACCGCCGTCAACGGCGCCGGCTTCTTCTGCGACTACGTCCGCGAGACCTTCCTGCAGAACGCCGCCTTCGGCAAGACGAAGGAGGACCGCGCCAAGGTCTGGAACACCGGCGGTCTGACCATCACCACCACGCTCGACCCGAAGGCGCAGAAGTCGCTGCTCGACGGGATCAGCAACCACGTCTACAAGAGCGACACGATCGCCGCGGCGATGACCATGGTGCAGCCCGGCACCGGCAAGGTCGTCGCGATGGGCCAGAGCAAGCCGTACGGCCTCGGCAAGAACGAGACGCAGATCAACTACTCGGTGAACCAGGACATGGACGGCGGGCTGGGCTTCCAGAACGGTTCGACGTTCAAGCCGATCACCGCCGCGGCCGCCCTGGAAGCCGGCTACAAGCCCTCGCAGACCTACCCGGCGCCGAACAAGATGCAGTACCCGGACGTGACCAACTGCAACGGCGCGGTCCTGCACAGCGACAAGACCACGCAGAACGAGATGCCGTCGGAACGCGGCCCGTACTCGATGCCGGACGCGCTGAAGCAGTCCATCAACACCTACTTCGTGGCGCTCGAAGCCGACGTCGGCCTCTGCCCGATCGTGAAGATGGCCGACAAGCTCGGTGTGGGCCGGGCCGACGGCAAGCCGCTGGTGCAGGGCGCCTCGCTCACCCTGGGCACCAATGAGGTGTCGCCGCTGACCGTGGCCGCCGCGTACGCCGCCTTCGCCAACCGCGGCGTCTACTGCACGCCGATCGTGATCAACTCGGTGACCAACGCCCAGGGCAAGCACCTGACGGTGCCCAAGTCACTCTGCTCGCAGGCGATGTCGCAGCAGACCGCGGACACCCTGAACACCATGCTCAAGGGCGTCGTCGACGACGGTACGGGTACTGCGGCCAACCTCCCCGGCCGGGAGACGGCCGGTAAGACCGGTACCACCGACAACCGCTACGCCGCCTGGTTCGCCGGTTACACGCCGAACCTCGCGTCCGCCGTGTGGATGGGCGACCCGGCGCACAAGCGGCAGATGATCGACATCACCATCGGCCCGCGCAGCTACGACAAGGTGCAGGGCGCCGACGGACCCGCGCCGATCTGGAAGGACGCGATGAGCGGCGCCCTGGAGGGCACGCCCGCGGAGAACTTCACCACCGTCCCGCTCAACGTGCCGAGCCCGGGCGACTCCCAGCAGCCGCCCAACGGCGACAACACCGGGGACAACGGCGGCGACAACGGCAAGGCCCACGGCGGGCACGGTGGCCATGGCGGCTTCACGGTGATGGGCGCGACCACCGGCGCGATCACCAGCGGCGGCACCGGTACGAGCACGGTCGGCGGGACGACGGGCGGGGTCGACGGGGCCACCACCGGCGGGGTGACGACCGGGGGCGCGACCACCGGGGGGGCGGATCAGGGCACCACGGACGGGACGACCGGCGGCGGGGCAGGGGGGCTCTTCCCCTCGGGCGGGCAGACCGGCGGGCAACTGGGCGGGACACCATAG